The following are encoded together in the Pseudoxanthomonas sp. YR558 genome:
- the yjgA gene encoding ribosome biogenesis factor YjgA — MRGRDPETGEFLGPSRTQQRGEALEIRSLAEKLVALPAAQLARLPIPEELMPHIVETQRITSHIAHKRQLQFLAKQMRREEDDVLEAIRDAMDEGGEAARRETALLHRAEQWRDRLLSGGDDALAELLGEFPTADRQKLRQLVRNATDERAKNKPPRAFRELFREIKDALSVPGHDDEAGEED; from the coding sequence ATGCGCGGACGCGACCCCGAAACCGGCGAATTCCTTGGCCCGAGCCGCACCCAGCAGCGGGGCGAAGCCCTGGAGATCCGCAGCCTGGCCGAGAAGCTGGTGGCGCTGCCGGCCGCGCAACTGGCGCGCCTGCCGATTCCGGAAGAGCTGATGCCGCACATCGTGGAAACGCAGCGCATCACCTCGCACATCGCCCACAAACGCCAGCTTCAATTCCTCGCCAAGCAGATGCGGCGGGAAGAGGACGACGTACTGGAAGCGATCCGCGACGCGATGGACGAAGGCGGCGAAGCCGCGCGCCGCGAGACGGCCCTGCTGCACCGTGCCGAACAGTGGCGCGACCGCCTGCTGTCCGGGGGTGACGATGCGCTGGCGGAGCTGCTGGGCGAGTTCCCCACGGCCGATCGTCAGAAGCTTCGCCAGTTGGTGCGCAACGCCACCGACGAGCGCGCCAAGAACAAACCGCCGCGTGCGTTCCGCGAACTGTTCCGCGAGATCAAAGACGCCCTCTCGGTCCCCGGTCACGACGACGAAGCGGGCGAGGAAGACTGA
- the pmbA gene encoding metalloprotease PmbA, producing MNATLPTTADDSLARLERLESLSQRLLARAKASGATQAEVSCSEETGLNVNVRLGDVETVESTRDRGIGVTVYFGQRKGSASTADLREESLEATVAQACAIARFTEDDEAAGLADAALMAREFPDLDVWHPWALDMDQAVDLALACEAAGRDLDARIANSDGASVGSGESLSVYANSHGFIGRERETQHTLGCALIAGQGDAMQRDGWYSTALSHLALEAPDAIGRKAAERTLSRLQPRSLATGQHPVLFSAEVARSLVGHLLGAVSGGALYRRASFLLDQVGQRIFPEWFAIEELPLLRHGLRSAAFDAEGVATKRSHIVRDGVLERYLLGSYSARKLGLQTTGNAGGVHNLQVKANAGGFDELLAGMRTGLLVTELMGQGVNGVTGDYSRGAAGFWVEDGAIAYPVDGITIAGNLKDIFAGIEAVGTDVDRRSHVAIGSVLVGRMTVAGE from the coding sequence TTGAACGCCACCCTCCCGACCACCGCCGACGACAGCCTCGCAAGGCTCGAACGCCTGGAATCGCTGTCGCAGCGCCTGCTGGCGCGTGCGAAGGCGTCCGGCGCCACCCAGGCGGAAGTGAGCTGCAGCGAAGAGACCGGGCTCAACGTCAATGTGCGGCTGGGTGATGTGGAGACGGTGGAATCCACCCGCGACCGCGGCATCGGCGTGACCGTCTACTTCGGCCAGCGCAAGGGCAGCGCCAGCACCGCGGACCTGCGCGAGGAGAGCCTGGAGGCGACGGTGGCGCAGGCCTGCGCGATCGCGCGCTTCACCGAGGACGACGAAGCCGCCGGCCTGGCCGACGCGGCGCTGATGGCCCGTGAGTTCCCCGACCTGGATGTGTGGCACCCGTGGGCGCTGGACATGGATCAGGCTGTGGATCTGGCGCTCGCCTGCGAGGCGGCGGGCCGCGACCTGGACGCGCGCATCGCCAACTCGGACGGCGCCTCGGTCGGCAGTGGCGAAAGCCTGTCCGTGTACGCGAACTCGCACGGCTTCATCGGCCGCGAACGCGAGACCCAGCACACTCTCGGTTGCGCGCTGATCGCCGGTCAGGGCGATGCCATGCAGCGCGACGGCTGGTACAGCACCGCGCTGTCGCACCTGGCGCTCGAGGCGCCGGACGCCATCGGGCGCAAGGCTGCCGAGCGCACGCTGTCCCGCCTGCAGCCGCGCTCGCTGGCTACTGGCCAGCATCCGGTCCTCTTCTCCGCAGAAGTAGCACGTTCGCTCGTGGGCCACCTGCTCGGCGCGGTGTCGGGCGGCGCGCTGTACCGACGCGCCAGTTTCTTGCTGGATCAAGTGGGCCAGCGGATCTTCCCTGAGTGGTTCGCCATCGAAGAGCTTCCCTTACTCCGGCATGGGCTGCGCTCGGCGGCGTTCGACGCCGAAGGCGTGGCGACGAAGCGCTCGCATATCGTTCGCGATGGCGTACTGGAGCGCTACCTGCTGGGCAGCTATTCGGCGCGCAAGCTGGGCCTGCAGACCACCGGCAACGCCGGCGGCGTGCACAATCTGCAGGTGAAGGCGAACGCGGGCGGCTTCGACGAACTGCTTGCGGGCATGCGGACCGGCCTGCTGGTCACCGAGCTGATGGGGCAGGGCGTGAACGGCGTGACCGGCGACTACTCGCGCGGTGCGGCGGGCTTCTGGGTCGAGGATGGCGCCATCGCCTACCCGGTCGACGGCATCACCATCGCCGGCAATCTCAAGGACATCTTCGCGGGCATCGAGGCCGTGGGTACTGACGTCGATCGCCGCTCGCACGTGGCCATCGGTTCGGTCCTGGTCGGTCGCATGACAGTAGCGGGCGAGTGA
- a CDS encoding DUF4870 domain-containing protein, whose protein sequence is MSEFENVTAPPPPPSGAAPQEDRTIALLTHLSGILFGFIVPLIIWLVNKDKTDKGWLNDQAIESLNFQITVFIAFVISWILAFVLIGLLLMPLIGIANLVLCIIAGMKANNGEAYRYPFALRLIK, encoded by the coding sequence ATGAGCGAATTCGAGAACGTCACCGCACCGCCGCCGCCGCCTTCGGGCGCCGCGCCGCAGGAAGACCGCACCATTGCCCTACTGACGCACCTGTCGGGCATCCTCTTTGGCTTCATCGTGCCGTTGATCATCTGGCTGGTGAACAAGGACAAGACGGACAAGGGCTGGTTGAACGACCAGGCCATCGAGTCGTTGAATTTCCAGATCACCGTCTTCATCGCCTTCGTGATCTCGTGGATCCTGGCGTTCGTCCTGATCGGCCTGCTGCTGATGCCGCTGATCGGCATCGCGAACCTGGTGCTGTGCATCATCGCGGGCATGAAGGCGAACAACGGCGAGGCCTACCGCTACCCGTTCGCGCTGCGCCTGATCAAATAA